One Thermus tengchongensis genomic window carries:
- a CDS encoding histidine phosphatase family protein — protein PPGGEALEAFQERVLGFLEGLKTPAVLFTHGGVIRAALRALGEDGLIPLGGAVALDWPRRVLDRLA, from the coding sequence CCCCCCGGAGGGGAGGCCCTCGAGGCCTTCCAGGAACGGGTCCTGGGCTTCCTGGAAGGCCTCAAGACCCCCGCGGTCCTCTTCACCCATGGCGGGGTGATCCGGGCGGCCCTGAGGGCCCTGGGGGAAGACGGGCTCATCCCCTTGGGGGGTGCGGTGGCCCTGGACTGGCCCCGTAGGGTGCTGGACCGCCT